A DNA window from Loxodonta africana isolate mLoxAfr1 chromosome 7, mLoxAfr1.hap2, whole genome shotgun sequence contains the following coding sequences:
- the LOC100676389 gene encoding olfactory receptor 5D13-like, whose translation MNHSSASVFRNQKNKSTGATFILLGFSEYSDLQVPLFMVFLTIYMVTVVGNLGMIMIIRINPKLHNPMYFFLSHLSFADFCYSSVVTPKLLENLVVEDRTISFIGCIMQFFFLCIFAVAETYMLAVMAYDRFLAVCNPLLYTVAMSPKLCLFLVAASYSWSIVSSLTFTYFLLTLSFCETNFINNFVCEHAAIVAVSCSDPYISQEIILVSATFNEISSLMIILTSYIFIFITIMKKPSTGRRYKTFSTCASHLTTITIFHGTILFLYCVPNSKGSGIMVKEASVFYTVVIPMLNPLIYSLRNKDVKEAVRKLVNTKLPCHKL comes from the coding sequence aaaccaaaaaaataagAGTACTGGAGCCACATTCATCCTCCTGGGATTCTCAGAATACTCAGACCTCCAGGTGCCCCTCTTCATGGTCTTCCTGACCATCTACATGGTCACTGTTGTCGGGAACCTGGGCATGATCATGATCATCAGGATCAACCCTAAACTCCACaaccccatgtactttttcctcagccacttGTCCTTTGCTGATTTCTGTTACTCTTCAGTAGTTACCCCTAAACTATTAGAAAACTTGGTTGTGGAAGACAGAACCATCTCCTTCATAGGGTGCATCATGCAATTCTTCTTTCTTTGCATATTTGCGGTGGCTGAAACATACATGTTGGCAGTGATGGCTTATGATCGATTTTTAGCAGTTTGTAATCCCTTGCTCTATACAGTTGCAATGTCCCCAAAGCTTTGTCTCTTTTTGGTGGCTGCCTCATACTCTTGGAGTATAGTCTCTTCCTTGACATTCACCTACTTTCTGTTGACATTATCCTTCTGTGAGACCAACTTCATAAACAACTTTGTCTGTGAGCATGCTGCCATTGTTGCCGTGTCTTGCTCTGACCCCTACATTAGTCAGGAGATCATTTTAGTGTCGGCCACATTCAATGAAATAAGTAGCCTTATGATCATtcttacatcttatattttcatttttatcactATCATGAAGAAGCCATCAACTGGGAGGAGATACAAGAccttctccacctgtgcctcccacctaaCTACCATCACCATCTTCCATGGAACCATCCTTTTTCTCTACTGTGTGCCTAATTCCAAGGGCTCAGGAATCATGGTCAAGGAGgcctctgtgttttacacagtGGTCATCCCCATGCTGAATCCCCTGATCTATAGCCTCAGGAACAAAGATGTGAAGGAGGCAGTTAGGAAGTTAGTGAATACCAAGTTACCCTGTCACAAACTGTAA